From a region of the Anomalospiza imberbis isolate Cuckoo-Finch-1a 21T00152 chromosome 3, ASM3175350v1, whole genome shotgun sequence genome:
- the CCDC167 gene encoding coiled-coil domain-containing protein 167 isoform X3 gives MRGGRGRTMGWRRAGPSVAQEIDGLEEKLTRCRQSMEEVDLKLRREKLSPEGRKSLERERNLLMTKADNYEKELSVLRKENRKNAALAVAMALLIAFIYACWTM, from the exons AtgcgcggcgggcggggccggaCCATGGGCTGGCGACGAGCGGGGCCGAGCGTGGCCCAGGAG ATTGATGGACTGGAGGAGAAGCTGACACGCTGCAGACAGAGCATGGAAGAGGTGGACCTTAAGCTGCGCAGAGAGAAGCTCAGCCCCGAAGGAAG AAAGTCACTGGAGAGAGAGCGAAACTTACTAATGACCAAAGCTGACAACTATG AGAAAGAACTGAGTGTGCTTCGTAAGGAAAATCGCAAGAATGCTGCCCTTGCTGTGGCCATGGCATTGCTGATTGCTTTTATTTACGCCTGCTGGACGATGTGA
- the CCDC167 gene encoding coiled-coil domain-containing protein 167 isoform X1, protein MTTKIDGLEEKLTRCRQSMEEVDLKLRREKLSPEGRKSLERERNLLMTKADNYEKELSVLRKENRKNAALAVAMALLIAFIYACWTM, encoded by the exons ATGACAACCAAG ATTGATGGACTGGAGGAGAAGCTGACACGCTGCAGACAGAGCATGGAAGAGGTGGACCTTAAGCTGCGCAGAGAGAAGCTCAGCCCCGAAGGAAG AAAGTCACTGGAGAGAGAGCGAAACTTACTAATGACCAAAGCTGACAACTATG AGAAAGAACTGAGTGTGCTTCGTAAGGAAAATCGCAAGAATGCTGCCCTTGCTGTGGCCATGGCATTGCTGATTGCTTTTATTTACGCCTGCTGGACGATGTGA
- the CCDC167 gene encoding coiled-coil domain-containing protein 167 isoform X2, producing the protein MGWRRAGPSVAQEIDGLEEKLTRCRQSMEEVDLKLRREKLSPEGRKSLERERNLLMTKADNYDSSRLLYGCKRILVFGEEWGRRNS; encoded by the exons ATGGGCTGGCGACGAGCGGGGCCGAGCGTGGCCCAGGAG ATTGATGGACTGGAGGAGAAGCTGACACGCTGCAGACAGAGCATGGAAGAGGTGGACCTTAAGCTGCGCAGAGAGAAGCTCAGCCCCGAAGGAAG AAAGTCACTGGAGAGAGAGCGAAACTTACTAATGACCAAAGCTGACAACTATG ATTCAAGCAGATTGCTCTATGGCTGCAAGAGAATACTTGTATTCGGTGAAGAATGGGGCAGAAGGAACAGCTAA